One Cervus canadensis isolate Bull #8, Minnesota chromosome 1, ASM1932006v1, whole genome shotgun sequence genomic window carries:
- the RPL27 gene encoding 60S ribosomal protein L27 — translation MGKFMKPGKVVLVLAGRYSGRKAVIVKNIDDGTSDRPYSHALVAGIDRYPRKVTAAMGKKKIAKRSKIKSFVKVYNYNHLMPTRYSVDIPLDKTVVNKDVFRDPALKRKARREAKVKFEERYKTGKNKWFFQKLRF, via the exons ATGGGCAAGTTCATGAAACCCGGGAAGGTGGTGCTGGTCCTGGCCGGTCGCTACTCCGGACGCAAAGCGGTCATCGTGAAG AACATTGATGACGGCACCTCAGACCGACCCTACAGCCACGCTCTGGTGGCTGGAATTGATCGCTATCCCCGCAAAGTGACAGCTGCCATGGGCAAGAAGAAAATCGCCAAGAGGTCAAAGATCAAGTCTTTTGTGAAAGTTTATAATTATAATCACCTCATGCCCACAAG GTACTCCGTGGATATCCCCTTGGACAAAACTGTTGTCAACAAGGATGTCTTCAGAGACCCTGCTCTCAAACGCAAGGCCCGGCGAGAGGCAAAGGTCAAGTTTGAGGAGCG ATACAAGACGGGCAAGAACAAATGGTTCTTCCAGAAGCTGCGGTTTTAG
- the RUNDC1 gene encoding RUN domain-containing protein 1 isoform X2 produces the protein MAAVEAAAEPVTGLAGAGPKAKDEEEEEEESLPPCEAVRWAPVGAVAEAGPGAAAFSEEAAAEEPGVVPGSPPDSPGRTLRRLRAERRRLDSALLALSSHFAQVQFRLRQVVRGAPAEQQRLLRELEDFAFRGCPHVLGYGGSEDPASDDGDGLPGDRPRLRGENQSEQEKRERLETQREKQKELILQLKTQLDDLETFAYQEGSYDSLPQSVVLERQRVIIDELIKKLDMNLNEDLSSLSTEELRQRVDAAVAQIVNPARVKEQLVEQLKTQIRDLEMFINFIQDEVGSPLQTGSGHCECKASGKTGSDSSRAGSSRLPPGNSKTKAEDVKRVRETGLHLMRRALAVLQIFAVSQFGCATGQIPQPLWPRGQADRDYSPLLKRLEASVDRVKLLALRHQAHGHVTGSASLQDLSLGGKDELTVAVRKELTAAVRDLLAHGLYAPSPGMSLVMAPIACLLPAFSSAPEAMHPWELFVKYYHAKNGRAYVESPARKLSQSFALPVTGGTVVTPKQSLLTAIHMVLTEHDPFKRSADSELKALVCMALNEQRLVSWMNLICKSGSLIEPHYQPWSYMAHTGFESALNLLSRLSSLKFSLPVDLAVRQLKNIKDAF, from the exons ATGGCGGCTGTCGAAGCGGCTGCGGAGCCGGTAACTGGGCTGGCGGGCGCTGGACCAAAGGCGAAGgacgaagaggaggaggaagaggagtcgCTGCCGCCGTGCGAGGCAGTGCGGTGGGCGCCGGTGGGGGCGGTGGCGGAGGCCGGGCCCGGAGCGGCGGCGTTCTCCGAAGAGGCGGCAGCCGAGGAGCCCGGAGTGGTCCCCGGCTCCCCGCCGGACTCCCCCGGCCGGACGCTACGGCGGCTGCGGGCCGAGAGGCGGCGGCTGGACTCGGCGCTGCTCGCGCTGTCCTCGCATTTCGCGCAGGTGCAGTTCCGCTTGCGGCAGGTGGTACGCGGGGCGCCGGCGGAGCAGCAGCGCCTCCTGCGCGAGCTCGAGGACTTCGCCTTCCGTGGCTGCCCTCACGTCCTGGGTTACGGGGGCTCGGAGGACCCCGCCAGCGATGATGGCGACGGGCTGCCGGGGGACCGACCACGGTTACGGGGCGAGAACCAG agtGAGCAGGAGAAACGGGAACGTCTGGAAACCCAAAGGGAGAAGCAAAAGGAACTGATCCTGCAGCTCAAAACCCAGCTCGATGACCTGGAAACATTTGCCTATCAAGAGGGCAGTTATGACTCCCTTCCACAGTCTGTGGTCTTGGAAAGACAGCGG GTGATCATTGATGAGTTAATAAAGAaactggacatgaatctgaatgAGGACCTCAGCTCACTGTCCACTGAGGAGCTTCGGCAGCGTGTGGATGCTGCTGTGGCTCAAATTGTCAACCCAGCCCGAGTGAAAGAACAGCTGGTTGAGCAGCTGAAAACTCAGATCCGAGACCTCGAGATGTTCATCAACTTCATCCAAG ATGAAGTAGGAAGCCCATTACAGACAGGGAGTGGACACTGTGAGTGCAAGGCCAGCGGGAAGACAGGAAGTGACTCCAGCAGAGCTGGCAGCAGCAGACTGCCTCCAGGAAACAGCAAAA CGAAGGCAGAAGATGTGAAGAGAGTTCGAGAGACAGGGCTGCACCTGATGCGCCGAGCACTGGCAGTGCTGCAGATCTTTGCCGTCAGCCAGTTCGGGTGTGCCACGGGCCAGATCCCGCAGCCCCTGTGGCCGAGGGGCCAGGCCGACAGGGACTACTCTCCCTTGCTGAAGAGGCTGGAGGCCTCAGTAGACCGGGTGAAGCTGCTCGCCCTGAGACACCAGGCGCACGGGCACGTCACCGGCTCCGCCAGCCTCCAGGACCTCTCCCTGGGAGGCAAGGATGAGCTGACGGTGGCTGTGCGGAAGGAGCTGACAGCGGCTGTGAGGGACCTGCTGGCCCACGGCCTGTACGCCCCCTCGCCAGGGATGAGCCTCGTCATGGCCCCCATCGCCTGTCTTCTGCCCGCCTTCTCCTCGGCCCCCGAGGCCATGCACCCCTGGGAGCTGTTTGTAAAGTACTACCACGCCAAGAACGGCCGCGCATACGTGGAATCCCCGGCCCGAAAGCTCTCGCAGTCTTTCGCCTTGCCCGTCACAGGAGGCACTGTGGTGACGCCCAAGCAGAGCCTGCTGACAGCCATCCACATGGTGCTGACGGAGCACGACCCTTTCAAGCGCAGCGCAGACTCGGAGCTGAAGGCCTTGGTGTGCATGGCGCTGAATGAGCAGCGTCTCGTGTCCTGGATGAACCTCATCTGCAAGTCGGGGTCGCTCATCGAGCCCCACTACCAGCCCTGGAGCTACATGGCGCACACGGGCTTCGAGAGCGCCCTCAACCTGCTCAGCCGCCTCAGCAGCCTCAAGTTCAGCCTCCCTGTAGACCTAGCTGTGCGCCAGCTCAAGAACATCAAAGATGCCTTTTGA
- the RUNDC1 gene encoding RUN domain-containing protein 1 isoform X1, whose protein sequence is MAAVEAAAEPVTGLAGAGPKAKDEEEEEEESLPPCEAVRWAPVGAVAEAGPGAAAFSEEAAAEEPGVVPGSPPDSPGRTLRRLRAERRRLDSALLALSSHFAQVQFRLRQVVRGAPAEQQRLLRELEDFAFRGCPHVLGYGGSEDPASDDGDGLPGDRPRLRGENQALSEQEKRERLETQREKQKELILQLKTQLDDLETFAYQEGSYDSLPQSVVLERQRVIIDELIKKLDMNLNEDLSSLSTEELRQRVDAAVAQIVNPARVKEQLVEQLKTQIRDLEMFINFIQDEVGSPLQTGSGHCECKASGKTGSDSSRAGSSRLPPGNSKTKAEDVKRVRETGLHLMRRALAVLQIFAVSQFGCATGQIPQPLWPRGQADRDYSPLLKRLEASVDRVKLLALRHQAHGHVTGSASLQDLSLGGKDELTVAVRKELTAAVRDLLAHGLYAPSPGMSLVMAPIACLLPAFSSAPEAMHPWELFVKYYHAKNGRAYVESPARKLSQSFALPVTGGTVVTPKQSLLTAIHMVLTEHDPFKRSADSELKALVCMALNEQRLVSWMNLICKSGSLIEPHYQPWSYMAHTGFESALNLLSRLSSLKFSLPVDLAVRQLKNIKDAF, encoded by the exons ATGGCGGCTGTCGAAGCGGCTGCGGAGCCGGTAACTGGGCTGGCGGGCGCTGGACCAAAGGCGAAGgacgaagaggaggaggaagaggagtcgCTGCCGCCGTGCGAGGCAGTGCGGTGGGCGCCGGTGGGGGCGGTGGCGGAGGCCGGGCCCGGAGCGGCGGCGTTCTCCGAAGAGGCGGCAGCCGAGGAGCCCGGAGTGGTCCCCGGCTCCCCGCCGGACTCCCCCGGCCGGACGCTACGGCGGCTGCGGGCCGAGAGGCGGCGGCTGGACTCGGCGCTGCTCGCGCTGTCCTCGCATTTCGCGCAGGTGCAGTTCCGCTTGCGGCAGGTGGTACGCGGGGCGCCGGCGGAGCAGCAGCGCCTCCTGCGCGAGCTCGAGGACTTCGCCTTCCGTGGCTGCCCTCACGTCCTGGGTTACGGGGGCTCGGAGGACCCCGCCAGCGATGATGGCGACGGGCTGCCGGGGGACCGACCACGGTTACGGGGCGAGAACCAG GCCTTG agtGAGCAGGAGAAACGGGAACGTCTGGAAACCCAAAGGGAGAAGCAAAAGGAACTGATCCTGCAGCTCAAAACCCAGCTCGATGACCTGGAAACATTTGCCTATCAAGAGGGCAGTTATGACTCCCTTCCACAGTCTGTGGTCTTGGAAAGACAGCGG GTGATCATTGATGAGTTAATAAAGAaactggacatgaatctgaatgAGGACCTCAGCTCACTGTCCACTGAGGAGCTTCGGCAGCGTGTGGATGCTGCTGTGGCTCAAATTGTCAACCCAGCCCGAGTGAAAGAACAGCTGGTTGAGCAGCTGAAAACTCAGATCCGAGACCTCGAGATGTTCATCAACTTCATCCAAG ATGAAGTAGGAAGCCCATTACAGACAGGGAGTGGACACTGTGAGTGCAAGGCCAGCGGGAAGACAGGAAGTGACTCCAGCAGAGCTGGCAGCAGCAGACTGCCTCCAGGAAACAGCAAAA CGAAGGCAGAAGATGTGAAGAGAGTTCGAGAGACAGGGCTGCACCTGATGCGCCGAGCACTGGCAGTGCTGCAGATCTTTGCCGTCAGCCAGTTCGGGTGTGCCACGGGCCAGATCCCGCAGCCCCTGTGGCCGAGGGGCCAGGCCGACAGGGACTACTCTCCCTTGCTGAAGAGGCTGGAGGCCTCAGTAGACCGGGTGAAGCTGCTCGCCCTGAGACACCAGGCGCACGGGCACGTCACCGGCTCCGCCAGCCTCCAGGACCTCTCCCTGGGAGGCAAGGATGAGCTGACGGTGGCTGTGCGGAAGGAGCTGACAGCGGCTGTGAGGGACCTGCTGGCCCACGGCCTGTACGCCCCCTCGCCAGGGATGAGCCTCGTCATGGCCCCCATCGCCTGTCTTCTGCCCGCCTTCTCCTCGGCCCCCGAGGCCATGCACCCCTGGGAGCTGTTTGTAAAGTACTACCACGCCAAGAACGGCCGCGCATACGTGGAATCCCCGGCCCGAAAGCTCTCGCAGTCTTTCGCCTTGCCCGTCACAGGAGGCACTGTGGTGACGCCCAAGCAGAGCCTGCTGACAGCCATCCACATGGTGCTGACGGAGCACGACCCTTTCAAGCGCAGCGCAGACTCGGAGCTGAAGGCCTTGGTGTGCATGGCGCTGAATGAGCAGCGTCTCGTGTCCTGGATGAACCTCATCTGCAAGTCGGGGTCGCTCATCGAGCCCCACTACCAGCCCTGGAGCTACATGGCGCACACGGGCTTCGAGAGCGCCCTCAACCTGCTCAGCCGCCTCAGCAGCCTCAAGTTCAGCCTCCCTGTAGACCTAGCTGTGCGCCAGCTCAAGAACATCAAAGATGCCTTTTGA
- the PTGES3L gene encoding putative protein PTGES3L isoform X2 has translation MARQHARTLWYDRPKYVFMEFCVEDSTDVHVLIEDHRIVFSCKNPDGVEFYNEIEFYAKVNCKDSQDKRSGRSITCFVRKWKEKVAWPRLTKEDIKLLKKVSTKGPPPAMDDLDDDSDSADATSN, from the exons ATGGCACG GCAGCATGCCCGGACCCTGTGGTACGACAGGCCCAAGTATGTGTTCATGGAGTTTTGTGTTGAGGACAGCACGGATGTCCACGTGCTCATCGAAGACCACCGCATTGTGTTCAG CTGCAAGAATCCTGATGGAGTGGAGTTTTACAATGAGATTGAGTTCTATGCCAAGGTGAACTGCAAG GACTCCCAGGATAAGCGCTCTGGCCGCTCTATTACTTGCTTTGTGAGGAAATGGAAGGAGAAGGTGGCCTGGCCCAGGCTCACCAAGGAGGATATCAAG CTTTTGAAAAAGGTCAGCACCAAGGGACCACCCCCTGCAATGGATGATCTGGAT GATGATTCTGACAGTGCTGATGCAACAAGTAATTAA
- the PTGES3L gene encoding putative protein PTGES3L isoform X1: MARQHARTLWYDRPKYVFMEFCVEDSTDVHVLIEDHRIVFSCKNPDGVEFYNEIEFYAKVNCKDSQDKRSGRSITCFVRKWKEKVAWPRLTKEDIKPVWLSVDFDNWRDWEGDEEVELAQVEHYAELLKKVSTKGPPPAMDDLDDDSDSADATSN; encoded by the exons ATGGCACG GCAGCATGCCCGGACCCTGTGGTACGACAGGCCCAAGTATGTGTTCATGGAGTTTTGTGTTGAGGACAGCACGGATGTCCACGTGCTCATCGAAGACCACCGCATTGTGTTCAG CTGCAAGAATCCTGATGGAGTGGAGTTTTACAATGAGATTGAGTTCTATGCCAAGGTGAACTGCAAG GACTCCCAGGATAAGCGCTCTGGCCGCTCTATTACTTGCTTTGTGAGGAAATGGAAGGAGAAGGTGGCCTGGCCCAGGCTCACCAAGGAGGATATCAAG CCAGTGTGGCTGTCTGTGGACTTTGATAACTGGAGAGACTGGGAAGGGGATGAAGAAGTGGAGCTGGCTCAGGTGGAGCATTATGCAGAG CTTTTGAAAAAGGTCAGCACCAAGGGACCACCCCCTGCAATGGATGATCTGGAT GATGATTCTGACAGTGCTGATGCAACAAGTAATTAA
- the PTGES3L gene encoding putative protein PTGES3L isoform X3 has protein sequence MEFCVEDSTDVHVLIEDHRIVFSCKNPDGVEFYNEIEFYAKVNCKDSQDKRSGRSITCFVRKWKEKVAWPRLTKEDIKPVWLSVDFDNWRDWEGDEEVELAQVEHYAELLKKVSTKGPPPAMDDLDDDSDSADATSN, from the exons ATGGAGTTTTGTGTTGAGGACAGCACGGATGTCCACGTGCTCATCGAAGACCACCGCATTGTGTTCAG CTGCAAGAATCCTGATGGAGTGGAGTTTTACAATGAGATTGAGTTCTATGCCAAGGTGAACTGCAAG GACTCCCAGGATAAGCGCTCTGGCCGCTCTATTACTTGCTTTGTGAGGAAATGGAAGGAGAAGGTGGCCTGGCCCAGGCTCACCAAGGAGGATATCAAG CCAGTGTGGCTGTCTGTGGACTTTGATAACTGGAGAGACTGGGAAGGGGATGAAGAAGTGGAGCTGGCTCAGGTGGAGCATTATGCAGAG CTTTTGAAAAAGGTCAGCACCAAGGGACCACCCCCTGCAATGGATGATCTGGAT GATGATTCTGACAGTGCTGATGCAACAAGTAATTAA
- the LOC122441308 gene encoding alanyl-tRNA editing protein Aarsd1 — protein sequence MAFLCQRDSYAREFTTTVVSCRPAELHTEGSNGKKEVLSGFQVVLEDTLLFPEGGGQPDDRGTINDISVLRVTRRGTQADHFTQTPLTPGTEVQVRVDWERRFDHMQQHSGQHLITAVADDLFGLKTTSWELGRLRSVIELDSPSVTAEQVAAIEQSVNEKIRDRLPVNVRELSLDDPEVEQVRGRGLPDDHAGPIRVVTIKSVDSNMCCGTHVSNLSDLQVIKILGTEKGKKNKTNLIFLAGNRVLKWMERSHGTEKALTALLKCGAEDHVEAVKKLQNSSKLLQKNNLNLLRDLAVHIAHSLRNSADCGGVIALHRKDGDSEFMNIIANEIGPEETLLFLTVGDEKGAGLFLLAGPAEAVETLGPRVAEVLEGKGAGKKGRFQGKATKMSQRAEVQALLQDYVSTQSAEE from the exons ATGGCGTTTCTGTGTCAGCGGGACAGCTACGCCAGAGAG TTTACCACCACTGTGGTCTCCTGCCGTCCCGCGGAGCTGCATACCGAAGGAAGCAACGGCAAAAAGGAAGTGCTGAGCGGTTTCCAAGTGGTACTGGAAGACACGCTGCTTTTCCCCGAGGGCGGGGGACAG CCTGATGACCGTGGTACAATCAATGACATCTCTGTGCTGAGAGTGACTCGCCGGGGCACCCAGGCTGATCATTTCACCCAGACACCCCTGACCCCTGGGACTGAGGTTCAAGTCCGGGTGGACTGGGAGCGGAGGTTTGACCACATGCAGCAGCATTCAG GGCAGCATCTCATCACCGCAGTTGCTGATGATCTTTTTGGGCTGAAGACAACATCATG GGAGTTGGGGCGACTCCGGAGTGTCATTGAGCTGGATAGCCCCTCTGTGACTGCAGAGCAAGTAGCTGCCATTGAGCAGAGTGTCAATGAAAAAATCCGAGATCGGCTGCCAGTAAATGTGCGAGAACTGAGCCTGGATGATCCAGAGGTGGAGCAG GTGAGGGGCCGGGGTTTGCCGGATGATCACGCTGGGCCTATTCGAGTTGTTACCATCAAGAGCGTCGATTCCAACATGTGTTGCGGGACTCACGTGAGCAATCTCAGTGACCTTCAG GTCATTAAAATTCTGGGCActgagaaggggaaaaagaacaaaaccaacCTGATCTTCCTGGCTGGGAACCGGGTGCTGAAGTGGATGGAGAGGAGTCACGGCACTGAGAAGGCGCTCACGGCTCTGCTGAA GTGTGGAGCAGAGGACCACGTGGAAGCAGTGAAGAAGCTGCAGAATTCCAGCAAGCTCCTGCAGAAG AACAACCTGAATCTGCTCAGAGACCTGGCTGTGCACATTGCCCACAGCCTCAGGAACAGCGCGGACTGTGGAGGTGTGATCGCATTACACAG GAAGGATGGCGATTCTGAGTTCATGAATATCATCGCCAATGAGATTGGGCCAGAG GAGACCCTCCTCTTCTTAACTGTGGGCGATGAGAAAGGTGCTGGACTCTTTTTACTGGCAGGACCAGCTGAGGCCGTGGAGACCCTGGGGCCCAG GGTGGCTGAGGTGCTGGAAGGCAAGGGCGCTGGGAAGAAAGGCCGCTTTCAGGGCAAGGCCACCAAGATGAGCCAGCGGGCAGAGGTGCAGGCGCTTCTCCAGGACTACGTCAGCACGCAGAGCGCAGAGGAGTGA